From the Selenomonas sp. oral taxon 920 genome, the window TTGCGGCTTTGCCGTCCTGATTCTTCTGCTCCTGTGTGATGGCATTGTGCCAGATCGCGCCGTCGAAAAGCTTGAGCTGCATATTGTCGCCAAGATTGAAGCCCGTCCAGCTCGTGCCCGCACCGCTCATCTCCACCTTCATCGTGCCGTTGGAGAAGCCCTTCCAGTAGGAGCCGTTCTTCATAAAGAGGTTGACTGCACCGAGTGCCCCTGGCGTCACGCCGTAGCCGCGCGTATCGGCATAGTTGCCGATCCAGTGTGAGTTTGCTGTGGAGAGACCGACGGAGACGCGACCTTTCGTGCCCATGCCGCCGTTTGTGACGATATCACCTTCGATGACAGCGCGATTTGTACCGGCACCGTTGGCAAGACCGTCTGCCCCCTTCGTAACGTTAAAGTTGACCGTGCCATAGTTGTCCGAGACAAACTCACCGTAGGCGCGGATCGCCGCCCATGCACCATTGATTGCACGGATCGTGCCGCCGCCGATATCAATCGTCGAGGCGACCGCGCTGACACCTTCGTTTGCGCCTTTGCCGTTTGCCGCATCATTTCCGTCTGCCAGCACATCGACGAGCCCGTCGATCGTGATGTTTGACTCGACCCCCGTCACCCCGTTCATCGACTTGATCACGGCGACGTTCGTCTTATGGTTTCCGTTTGCGCGTACCTTCAGCACCTTGTCCTCAAGATTGCCGCCGCCGTTCCGGATGTGGATCGCGCCGCCGCCGTTCACGAAGAGCGCCGCCGTCTGACCATAGTTCGTACTCTCCGCATCAATCGAGATTGCGCCCGCATTCTTGACGATGACCTTCGAGTCCTTACCGATCGAGGAGATTCCCGTCGTACTGACATCCGTCTTTGTCTTGACGGTGAGGTTCTTTCCGCTCAGATCGAGATCGAGCGTCCCCTTATCCGCGCTTGAGATCGCAGCGCTGATATTGGTCATCCACGCGCCCGCCACGATCAGATCCTTACCGCTCGTGATCGTGGAGTCCTTGGTAAAGACATACCGCCCGTCCGGCTTGCGGACACCGGCATTCGTGTACGGAGTATCATGCACTTCATCCCCCGTGATGGCGGTGGTGAAATCGGTATCCGTCTGAGAAGCCGGCGGATTAATCAGCGGCGTATACACATAGCTGCCCTGTCCCGTCGCCGTATCGAACGTGATATTCTCAAGCCGTTTGCTTGCGGACGAGGCAGTCAGACCCTCGGCAATCTGCACTTGTCCCAGGAGATTGCGCTCGTTTGTTGCATAGCCTGTGTACCAGAGCTTGTTGGCAAGAGCGTTGAGCGTCGCGCTGACGAGATTTTTCTCTGTGATCCCCGCCGTCGTGCTCGTATTGAGACCGCTCTGATCCGTGACCAGCGTGATACTGCTGCCGCCGACGGCACTCTTGATGTCGATGTCGCCGCCCTTGATGTTTGTCGGTGTCGCGGCATCATGGGCAAAGAACACCTTCGTATGACCCAAATATTTGTCGATGGTGATCTTTCTCTCATCCCGCTGGAAGATCAACCCTGCCCTCGACGCATTGCCGCCGCCGGTCAGCTGGCTGACATGACTGCCGGTAAACCCGGTCGGTACATTCGCCCCACGTTTTTCATTCTCCCAAACGCCGCCGTTCTGCAGCCACAGATTGGTCTTGCCTTCGCCATAGACGAAGCCCTTCAGATGGGACGACGTTCCATAGATTGCCGCATCCACGCGGCTTGCCGCATCTTTTGCCACGATATGACCGTCGAGCGTTACCGTACCCGTGCCGCCGTTGTTGTGATTCATGTTGACATTGATGCGGCCGTTGTTCTGTGCATACAGCGCCGCCGCTTCCTCTGCGGCAGCATTCGTCGTCGCATGGAGGCTGCCCAGTGTCACCGTGCCGCCGGATGCGTGTACCGCCTTGCTCTCCTTTGTGCCGGCGACATCAATCTCCGTCGTGCCGGTCACCTCGGTCGTACCGCCCGTTGTACGGATGCCCCAAGCGGATTGCAGCGGTGCCGCCGAGGTCGTGTCGTTCACCAGCAGTTTCAGCGTTTTGGCCGCGATGTCAAGATCCTTCCCATCGTTTGAGATGGCGGCGGATTCCTTGACACTCGCGGATTTGCCGCCGCTCTTGACCGTCAGCACGCGATCTGCAGCATCAATCTGCACATCTGCGTTCGGCTTGATCGCGCCGCGGTTCATATTCGATCCGTTTTGATATGTGATGGTCGAATCTTTCGTGAAGCGGTATGTGCCGTCTGCCTGACGGACATGGGCGTCAATATATTCCTGATCCGAAGTCGTGCCAAAGAGCCGCTTGGTGAACTCCGTCTTCGTCTGTCCTTCCGCCTGCGGCGTATAGACATAGCTGCCCTGCCCCGTCGACTCGTTGAACGTGATATTCTCAACGCGCTTGCTCGCGGACGAGGTCGTCAGACCCTCGGCGATCTCCGCCTTGCCCGTGAGATTCCGCTCGTTCGTTGTATATGCCGTGTACCAGAGCTTATTCGCAAGAGCGTTGAGCGTTGCACTGACAAGGTTCTTGTCCGCCGCCTCTGTCGACTCCGTATTGAGTCCCGTGCTGTCCGTCGTCAGCGTGATGGCACTGCCCGCCGCTGCGTTCTTGATGCGGAAGTCGCCGCCCTTGATCGTCGTTGGCGTTGCGACATCATGCTCGTAGAATACACGTGTATGGCCGCTGTAATTATCAATCGTGATGTCCTTGTTGTTTTTCTGGAAGATCACGCCCGCATTGTTGGCATCGTTGCCGCCCCGTAAAGAGGAAAGTCGGCTGCCCAGCCATTTGTCCGTAACACCGGATCTCTGTTCATTTGTCCAGTGTGCGCCATTCTGCAGAGTCAAGTTGAACTGCCCCACATCGTGCGCTGTGAAGCCGCCCGTCCCGAAGTCTGCCCGATTGACATCATATGTCGCCGCACCCGTCCATGAGGAATCTGCCGTCGTCAACGAGACGTTCAGCATGCCCTTCTTGTCAAAATCTACAAGCTGACCGCCGCTGTATTCGACGACCTTCTTTCCGTACTCACGCGTGACATATATATCGCCCGTGATGTTTGTCTTTCTGCTCCCGCTGACACCTTCGGGCGTGTTAATATTCACCGTGCCCTTTTCAGCACGGACAGCACGGTACTGCTTCATATGATCGGCATCCTCAGCAGCCGAAATCGTACCGCCGCCGACATCTATCACGCTGTCTGCACCGATTGTCTGGAGTACGCTTCCCTTGATATTCTGAATATCGACATTGCCCTTGACCGTGATCTTGGACTCATCCGCTGTCGTTTTAAGCCCGGCCACATTCCTCCCATCGTCTGCGCCCTTGTTTTTCGTATCCACACGATCGGCCCGCACGGACTGCACGGTGAGATCGCCGTCGATCATGACATCACTCGGGGAGCCGATGGTTCCATTCGTCTGGATCGCCGCCGCATTGTATCCTTTGGTATGAACGTCCTCAATGACGACAGGCCCCTGGATATGGATATGGCCATTCGCCTCCGTCTGGATGCCGTTCGCTGCACGTGTATCCGTATTCGATGCCTTGATGGTCAGTGCCTTCTTCTCACCGCTGTTCACAATTCGAATGTACTTGTTGTTGCCGCCGTGAATCGCACTGGCAATTTGGTTCTTACTGTTTGCCTCAATGTGCAGACTATGCCCGTTCATATCGACGACCATCGGGTGCTGCTTATCGTACGCCGTGTTATCCGTATAGAGGCCGGAGACAATACGACCACCCTTGGTATTTGGCGCTGTCGCAAGTGCCTGACGATCATAGGACAGAGTCTCCGATTCCTTAATCGGGTCGGTCGTCGCCTCCGACTGCGGCGTATAGACATAGCGGCCTTGCCCGCTCGCCGTATCAAATGTGATGTTTTCGAGCCGCTTACTCGCAGACGAAGAGGTCAGACCTTCCGCGATCTCAACCTTTCCTGTGAGGTTGCGCTCATTCGTTGTGTATGCTGTGTACCAGAGCTTGTTTGCAAGGGCATTGAGCGTTGCGCTCACGAGATTCTTGTCTGTGGCTTTCGTTGACTCCGTATTGAGACCGCTGCTGTCTGTCGTCAGTGTAATGCCACTGCCCGCCGCTGCGTTCTTGATACGGAAGTCGCCGCCCTTGATTGTCGTTGGCGCTGCGGCATCATGCTCATAGAATACACGTGTATGGCCACTGTAATTATCGATCGTGATATCCTTGTTGTTTTTCTGGAAGATCACGCCCGCATTGTTGGCATCGTTGCCGCCCCGTAAAGAGGAAAGTCGGCTGCCGGCGAAGGTATAATCATAATCGTACCCAAGCTGGTTATCCTCTTTGTCAGGCACTGTCCCGCCATATTGCTCATTGTTCCAAACAGCACCGTTTTGCAGCCAGAAGTTAATCTTCCCCTTACCAAAGGCAAGACCATTCACTCCAGAATCTTTGTTTACCATAGCGACATCAATGCGGCTCGCTTCACCCATAGCACCCACGTTGCCGTCAATCTTCACCGTCTTGTTGCCTGCGCTGCCATCTTTTGCGTTGACATGGATCTGTCCCGTTGAGCCGGTGAAAAGTGCCGCCGCATCATCGTAGGCTGCCACCTTTGCTTTCAGACCCTCGAGTGTTACCGTTCCTTCAGTTGCTTCCACAGCACGGCTCGAATTATATCCGGTTGTGTCTATTTCTGTCAGCCCTGAAATATTGGTTGTTCCGCTCTCATTCAGAATACCCCAAGAAAATATAGCATCACTCACTTCATTTTTGTTCGTGAACAATCGAAGCGCATCTGCTGTAATATTGAGTTTTTTTCCTGTATTCTTGATGGCTGCTGATTTTTGTGCTCCTTGCACCTTTGTTTCAACAGTAAGAGTATGACCCGATGCATCAATCTTCACATCTTCCGTGGGACTGATGACGCCAGCATCCTCGTCGTCCGTATTGGCATAGCTGATGTTTGAATCCTTCGAGAATCGATATGTTCCATCTGGCTGACGAACATTCGCATCAACGTATTCCTGATCCGAAGCCGTACCGAAGAGTCGTTTTGTAAACTCCGTCTTCGTCTGCTCCGTGCTCGGCGGTTTCGGCGGTGTAGTGCCGCCCGCATAGCTTCCCGTCTCGTTGCCAAAGGTGATTTCCCCGTTGATGGTGGAGGTCGTCAGGCTCTCGCCGATCGAGAGTTTTCCCAAAAGTTTGTTCTCGGCAAAACTCTGATAGGACAGTTTGTTCGCAAGCGCGTTGAGCACGGCACTCTGGTTTCCTGTCGTTACGCCGCCGCCGTCAGTAAAGAGTGTAAAGATATTCTTCGTATCCGCGTTCGCCTTTTTGATGATGATTTCGCCGCCCTTGAACTGCGTCGGCGTTGCTGCATCATGCGAATAGACTGCCGCTGTATGTCCACTGTACTTGTCGATCGTCAGCGGATTGGCATTCTTCTGGTAGATGATGCCGCGCTGCGCTTCCGTCGCACCGCCAACAAAGTTCGTGACGTGACTCTGCGCATTGTAGACCTTCCCGACGGCTCCGCCGGTCCGTGTTCTTACCGCAGCCATCGTGCCTGCGCCCATATCCTCATCGTCCTGGTAGTAGCGCTCGTTTCGGGCTTCGTTGAGCCACTTTGCACCGTTCTGCAGGTAGAGATTCGCCGTGCCGCCGTTATCGACGAGACCGTGCAGATAGGACTTGTCCGTCATAAGGGCAACGTCGAGTCTGCCCGTGGGCAGTGCAAATAGGTCGCCGTCGAGCTTTACGTCAGCGAGCGCTTTTCCTTCTTTGGGGTTGCCGGGTTTCGTCCCGTCGTCGCCCATATTCATGGAGATTGCGCCCTGATAGGCAGCAAGTGCATAGTAGCTGTACCGCATACCGGCGGGCACCTGGATCGATCCGCCGCCTGCAATGTGTACGCTGCTGTCCTTGGCATTCGTCGTCACGCCGTTGCCATAGACGGTCATATCCACATCACCGTCTACGGTCACATCGCTCTTTTCGACCTGCGTGAGGATGCCAGCGTTGTTAAAGCGGGAGAATACATTTTCACGGTTGAGCGGGATGCCCCACTTGTCAGTCTCTGTGCCTGCAATCTTCAGATTGCCGTTGATGCGAATCGCCGAGGCAAGGCGCGCCTCATAGGACTTCTCACCGAAGCGGTCACTCTTTTGGATTGCGACACCGTTGCCGCCAAGTCCGCCCGTCATGGAGATATTCAGCGGCCCATTGATGGTGAGCTTTGTCGCCTTATTCTTCAGTGCATCGAGCTGAACAGCATTCGTCAGGGAATTTCCGCCCTCACTTCCCCGTGTGAGGATGTTGATGCCCTTCTTCGCACTTACCGTGAGATCTGCTCCTCTGGCGTAGATCCCCGTCGGATTCCCCACGGTGTTTTCTACCTGCAGCTGCAGGATATTTTCCCCTGCATTGATATTGAGAGGCCTGCTGTCCGTTGCAGAAATCGCCGCCAGCACATTCGTCGACTTGTCGCCGAGCTTGTCCTTGCCGATGCTGACAACGGTATCGATGTTCCAGCTCTGCTGCGTCGTGATTGTATCACTGAATGCAGCACTGTTCTTCCAAACGGCATTTTCATTCACCGTTGCTGCCGTCGTGTCGCCGCCCAGCTCCGCAGGCAGTGTCATGACGACGGATGCTGTATTTCCGTAGACTCGGTCTGGCTCGATCATTGTGATCTTGTTGAAGCGGCTGAATGCCTTGTTGTCGGAGAAATCCTTCGCCTGCCATATGTGTTTTGCCGTATCATCGCCGTCTGTATAGGCCTGCAGAGTATCACCAAGCTCCAGCCAGAGACGCTTCGTATAGTATTCGGCGTTGAGCTTGCCGAACCAGCCTTCCTGCTGGCTTGCAACAGCGACTTCCTGCCAATCGTCTGGGTGTTCCGACATCAGATTGGACATGGTCGTCTTGTAGACATGCGCATTGATCTGACTGCCGGACGGGCTGAGATTGTACGTCATGACATAGGCGGTGCCATCCGGGAGAAGCTTCAGATCACGCATATCCTCGCCGGTGCCCTTGACGTGATTCGGAATCGAGGCGCGGCGCTGCTCCGTGCCCAGGATGCGCCCCGTATTCTGATCGATCTTGGCGATATTGAGCGCGGTATAGTGCGTATTGCCTGTCCCGTTGTAGTGCTGATACCCGCCGATGCAGGAGACGAGGATGTGATCGTTGAACTTATTGAGACGTCCCTGATCGATGTTGCGGCTGATGCGCGTATAGCTGCCGAACTTCAGGGTGCCGTCGTCCTGAATGTCGTACTGCATCAGGAAGCCGTCGTCGTAGGGATCGTAGCCCGCGAGCGGGTTGACGGATGCCGCTACGTAGAGTCTTCGCCCATCAACGAGAAGTGCCTCACCGTGCACCTGTGCTTTTGCAGGGTCACCCGTGTAGGTTTTGCCTTTCTCGCCCTTTGAATCTTCGTCGAGGTTTTTGAACGTCTCGGTGAAGTTGTAGCCGCAGTACTGCTTGATGTCATTCTTGAGGTTGACAACAGCTCTTTTGTTTTCCATCAATCGCTTGCCGTTTTGGCGCACGACACCGATCTGACCGAGATCATAGCCGGTCATGTAGATATACTCGTCGCTTGCCGCAGCCGCATGCATATTCGGTACTGCCGTCGTCTTTCCGGTTGCCGCACTCGCTGCTGCACCAGCAGAGTTCGGGTCGATCAGAGAGGTGTTCTCCAGCTCTGTCGTGCTGTAGGTATACTGGCGCAGCAGGATCATGCTCTTGCCCTTCTGATGGAATCCAAAGGACGCAGGATCGCGGTTGAGGTTCTTCAGCACACCTGCATGAGGCGTTGCGTCAATGTCCGTCGTCACACGTGAACCGGTGACTGCGCCCATTTCACTGTTGCCGTAGTCCGATGGAATGGTCGAGACGAGGTTCGCCGCGTTCGCCGTCGTACTGCAGAGCAGTCCGCCCACAACGAGAGCAGCGAGACGCAGGCGTTGTCGTTTTCCAAGATACGTCTTCATAGCTTCTCCTCCTTAGAATTCATAGCGGAAACTAATATAATAGCTGCGTCCCTGCAGCGGATATTCGATGTTTACCCAGCTCGGTTCGCTCAAGTAGCGCTGCACGCTGTGCACCTTCAGCTTGGATGCCGCGTCGAAGACATCATTGCATCCGAGGGTCAGCGTCATATCCTTTTTCGGCGACCACTTGAGCCCCAGGTTGATCGTCTTCAACGCCGCTCTTGGTCTGCCGGCAAGTTCCTTTTCTACAGGATCTCTGACCTGTGGGATGGCATAGTGCGTGTAGTACTGCGAGACATAGTGCGCCTCGCCGAAGAAGAGCCATTTCTCCGTCGGGCGATAGGTCAGACGGATATTGCCCTCCCATCTTGGCTGGTAGGTCGGACGCACTTCGAACCAGTCGTAATGGACCCCCGGAGAGGAATCCCTGCGCTGCGCCGCTATGTTGAGATGCGTGCCTTCGATATCGAGATCAAACTTCTTCCAGTGGAAATTCGTCTGCAGCTCAATGCCGTGTGCCTTACCGCGCATGTCGTTGAAGTAGGAGCTGTAGTTGAGCCCCGCGCGGTAGAGGTAGAGCATCCGCTGCGTGTCGCGCCAGAAATAGGTGAGCGTTGTTCGATTGTCCGAGCCAAGGAACTTGCCGTCCCATATGACACTGAGATCGAACTGCTTGCCGTATTCTGGCTGCGGAAATTTGGCGCCGCTCCCCTTATAGTCCATCGGTGCCGGCATGATGCCCGCGCCGTCGCCCGCGATCTCATACATGTTGAGCAGGCGGAAGTAGGTGCCGCCCGTCATGCGCATCGTAAAGTGGTCGTTGAACTCCTTCTTGAGTGCGAGCTGCCACGTCACCTTGGAATCGACCTGACTGTCCTTCGGATGAACCCAACGGTACGTTTTGAGAGGGTTAAAGCGTCCAAACTGACTGTAGCCAATGATCTGCGAGCGGTTGTAGCGGACGGCGGGCGTCAGCTGCCACGTCTTCTTTTTATCGAGCGTGATCGTATCCT encodes:
- a CDS encoding autotransporter outer membrane beta-barrel domain-containing protein, giving the protein MKTYLGKRQRLRLAALVVGGLLCSTTANAANLVSTIPSDYGNSEMGAVTGSRVTTDIDATPHAGVLKNLNRDPASFGFHQKGKSMILLRQYTYSTTELENTSLIDPNSAGAAASAATGKTTAVPNMHAAAASDEYIYMTGYDLGQIGVVRQNGKRLMENKRAVVNLKNDIKQYCGYNFTETFKNLDEDSKGEKGKTYTGDPAKAQVHGEALLVDGRRLYVAASVNPLAGYDPYDDGFLMQYDIQDDGTLKFGSYTRISRNIDQGRLNKFNDHILVSCIGGYQHYNGTGNTHYTALNIAKIDQNTGRILGTEQRRASIPNHVKGTGEDMRDLKLLPDGTAYVMTYNLSPSGSQINAHVYKTTMSNLMSEHPDDWQEVAVASQQEGWFGKLNAEYYTKRLWLELGDTLQAYTDGDDTAKHIWQAKDFSDNKAFSRFNKITMIEPDRVYGNTASVVMTLPAELGGDTTAATVNENAVWKNSAAFSDTITTQQSWNIDTVVSIGKDKLGDKSTNVLAAISATDSRPLNINAGENILQLQVENTVGNPTGIYARGADLTVSAKKGINILTRGSEGGNSLTNAVQLDALKNKATKLTINGPLNISMTGGLGGNGVAIQKSDRFGEKSYEARLASAIRINGNLKIAGTETDKWGIPLNRENVFSRFNNAGILTQVEKSDVTVDGDVDMTVYGNGVTTNAKDSSVHIAGGGSIQVPAGMRYSYYALAAYQGAISMNMGDDGTKPGNPKEGKALADVKLDGDLFALPTGRLDVALMTDKSYLHGLVDNGGTANLYLQNGAKWLNEARNERYYQDDEDMGAGTMAAVRTRTGGAVGKVYNAQSHVTNFVGGATEAQRGIIYQKNANPLTIDKYSGHTAAVYSHDAATPTQFKGGEIIIKKANADTKNIFTLFTDGGGVTTGNQSAVLNALANKLSYQSFAENKLLGKLSIGESLTTSTINGEITFGNETGSYAGGTTPPKPPSTEQTKTEFTKRLFGTASDQEYVDANVRQPDGTYRFSKDSNISYANTDDEDAGVISPTEDVKIDASGHTLTVETKVQGAQKSAAIKNTGKKLNITADALRLFTNKNEVSDAIFSWGILNESGTTNISGLTEIDTTGYNSSRAVEATEGTVTLEGLKAKVAAYDDAAALFTGSTGQIHVNAKDGSAGNKTVKIDGNVGAMGEASRIDVAMVNKDSGVNGLAFGKGKINFWLQNGAVWNNEQYGGTVPDKEDNQLGYDYDYTFAGSRLSSLRGGNDANNAGVIFQKNNKDITIDNYSGHTRVFYEHDAAAPTTIKGGDFRIKNAAAGSGITLTTDSSGLNTESTKATDKNLVSATLNALANKLWYTAYTTNERNLTGKVEIAEGLTSSSASKRLENITFDTASGQGRYVYTPQSEATTDPIKESETLSYDRQALATAPNTKGGRIVSGLYTDNTAYDKQHPMVVDMNGHSLHIEANSKNQIASAIHGGNNKYIRIVNSGEKKALTIKASNTDTRAANGIQTEANGHIHIQGPVVIEDVHTKGYNAAAIQTNGTIGSPSDVMIDGDLTVQSVRADRVDTKNKGADDGRNVAGLKTTADESKITVKGNVDIQNIKGSVLQTIGADSVIDVGGGTISAAEDADHMKQYRAVRAEKGTVNINTPEGVSGSRKTNITGDIYVTREYGKKVVEYSGGQLVDFDKKGMLNVSLTTADSSWTGAATYDVNRADFGTGGFTAHDVGQFNLTLQNGAHWTNEQRSGVTDKWLGSRLSSLRGGNDANNAGVIFQKNNKDITIDNYSGHTRVFYEHDVATPTTIKGGDFRIKNAAAGSAITLTTDSTGLNTESTEAADKNLVSATLNALANKLWYTAYTTNERNLTGKAEIAEGLTTSSASKRVENITFNESTGQGSYVYTPQAEGQTKTEFTKRLFGTTSDQEYIDAHVRQADGTYRFTKDSTITYQNGSNMNRGAIKPNADVQIDAADRVLTVKSGGKSASVKESAAISNDGKDLDIAAKTLKLLVNDTTSAAPLQSAWGIRTTGGTTEVTGTTEIDVAGTKESKAVHASGGTVTLGSLHATTNAAAEEAAALYAQNNGRINVNMNHNNGGTGTVTLDGHIVAKDAASRVDAAIYGTSSHLKGFVYGEGKTNLWLQNGGVWENEKRGANVPTGFTGSHVSQLTGGGNASRAGLIFQRDERKITIDKYLGHTKVFFAHDAATPTNIKGGDIDIKSAVGGSSITLVTDQSGLNTSTTAGITEKNLVSATLNALANKLWYTGYATNERNLLGQVQIAEGLTASSASKRLENITFDTATGQGSYVYTPLINPPASQTDTDFTTAITGDEVHDTPYTNAGVRKPDGRYVFTKDSTITSGKDLIVAGAWMTNISAAISSADKGTLDLDLSGKNLTVKTKTDVSTTGISSIGKDSKVIVKNAGAISIDAESTNYGQTAALFVNGGGAIHIRNGGGNLEDKVLKVRANGNHKTNVAVIKSMNGVTGVESNITIDGLVDVLADGNDAANGKGANEGVSAVASTIDIGGGTIRAINGAWAAIRAYGEFVSDNYGTVNFNVTKGADGLANGAGTNRAVIEGDIVTNGGMGTKGRVSVGLSTANSHWIGNYADTRGYGVTPGALGAVNLFMKNGSYWKGFSNGTMKVEMSGAGTSWTGFNLGDNMQLKLFDGAIWHNAITQEQKNQDGKAAISKVKYFTGEGGFIDMTGTNRFLASSNSLSGAPVQTGSSSIEEKGLGETGDLTIDEFSGSTTMLYRHDVTTPTTIYGGKLTIGKAAAGSLVRMVTDNTGLNTESAKSADKNLVSATLNALANKLWYTAYTTGERNLTGKAEIAEGLTTSSASKRVENITFNESTGQGGYAYTPAVDPPPSTEQTTTEFTKPLIGTDSDQEYIDAHVRQADGTYHFTKDSTITYQNNVSGARGAIMPSADVHINAADRVLTIKSGSGIASVTQGAAIANYGKGLDIKAKTLKLLVNGTTSAAPLQTAWGILSTGGTTNISGMTEIDVAGTERSKAVQAYDGTVTLEGLRAKANAASKDAVTLDVQGTGRINVNVKDGTVGSNEVMLDGNITARESGSRVDAALTTGTSYLKGLVSGVGTLNLWLQNGAVWHNEEYTTQPTGFSSRLSNFTGGSDASRAGVIFQKNNYDISIDNYSGHARVFYKHDAGTPTTIIGGDLRIKNAAAGSAITLATDNVGLNTESTKAADKNLVSATLNALANKLWYTAYTTGERNLTGKAEIAEGLTTSSASKRVENITFNESTGQGGYAYTPAVDPPKPPQPGQDEQTTTEFTTPITGDAASDADYVAGHVLKNNAYTFTKNSKITAATGIQAIQNKPIKVQAAGAELKIQAADYGVDAGANSKVAITGKQLTIDAGSRSIRAAAGSDISVAAGFDLKGAIENNGGRISLNDMGRKSSLVGDITQTAGSFNLRMQGVDSKLKGNIIASGGVLDLSMEGAGATFTGSIRGAGSAREAGTGDRRLTLENRTVWNVTSPSNLTRLNAKQGSVINYLFSHNEGVNVENFKGSATVHYNGTATSDGTLTLANTGKFRIRNVDGTGNALTIATDAHGGSDTADERVAKTLARQFEYVGSSSNIQNQRIRGLSLSALIADGLVSSSKRYNILMEADGTSGDVKPFVSNIEYGDYETKLMKGVKSAMTASTMAWRAEANDLMKRMGDLRLLPNDTGIWARVYRGKSTSNKDNTDFRMNYSTIQVGCDKKVGRDWRVGVAGSYMSGSSAYAAGNGKNKEGNLGVYGTWTGKSGQYVDLIAKIGRLQNEYTVYNDFGHYVKGDYSMWGGSLSAEYGKRISMKDGSFVEPQIELIYSHMQGTNYVGSTDYSGMSMYVHQKPFDSFIGRIGFGFGKETERSTYYARASLYHEFAGDMHTDYSDGFTPKSTMQRGKDTWVGVQLGGTLKLSDKTNLYGNFEKTFGGDIKTAWRMDAGMRWIF